From the Longimicrobium sp. genome, the window GGCCGCGCGCCCTCTCCGTCTGCCCGCATGAAACGAAAGTCTTGCGCGTCATGGCGGCATGGCGCAATATAACCGCAATCCGTCCGCGGTACTTTCCCAGACCCCAGCCCGCGCAGCCGCCGTTTCCGTGAGAAACGGCCGCCGACCGTTCCCCCAGGCCCTCTCGCGACATGACCACTCGCCGCATGCACTACGCCCTCCGGGGCACGCTGGCACTGGCCGCCGCGCTTTCGCTGTCCGCCTGCACCATCGCCATCGGCGCGGCGCCGGAAGAGGCCGCGGGACGCCAGGCTCGTGGGTCCTCACGCGCGCTGCGCGACACCCTGCATTTTGGTGCGCACGAGGGCGGACGCGCCCACGACGCTGCCCCGGCGGTGGGCGCGTCGCTCGCCATCCCGGTGCGCGGCATTGGTCCCCAGCAGCTTCGCGACTCGTACAACGATGCCCGCTCCGGGGGGCGCACCCACAACGCCATCGACATCATGGCGCCGCAGGGCAGCCCCGTGGTGGCCGCGGCCGACGGGGTCATCCACCGGCTGCGCACCGGCGGCATGGGCGGCATCACCATCTACCAGGTGGGCGAAGACGGACGGACGCTCTTCTATTACGCGCACCTGGAGCGGTACGCGGCCGGCATCCGCGAGGGCCAGCGGGTGCGCCGGGGCGAGGTGATCGCCTACGTAGGCGATACGGGGAACGCGGGACCCGGCAACTACCACCTCCACTTTTCCGTGGGGCGGCTGACCAGCATGGAGCGCTGGTGGGAAAGCGAGAACGTGAATCCGTATCCGCTGCTGGCCGGCAGCGCCGCCCGCGCCGCCACCGCGTCGCGCGAAGACCGCTGACCCGCACGGCCAGCCTGGTGGAAAAAAGAGCCGCGGCCCCGCTGCGGCTCTTCTTCGTTTGGGCAATCACGTCCACGCTGCCGGTGCATGCCGCGGCAGGGCCGGCGCAGGCGGCGACTCTGCCCGGGCGAATGAATTCGCTGCAACAAATACACGAAGTCCGCCTGCGCGGACTGGCCTGTTTTCGTGTGGGGGAGGACTTCGTGGCGCGACCCGGAGTTGTGGCGGATCCCTCAGTCGCTGCCAGCTTCGGTGTAGCGGCAGGGTAGCAGGTGGCCGCTCCATCGGGATGACAAATCGCGCTTCCGCATCGCGCAAATCCAGCAGCAGCGTTGGATTGTTCGCGGGCCGCTGTTAGGTTGCGTCGCCCGTTGACCGTGGTCGACCAGAAGACACGAAGCATGGCGCACTACCAGGTTCTTCCCCCACCCCCGCCCACGCGGTTCCAGCGCATCCTGTCGCCGTTCTCGCGGTTCGCGGCGACGGAATCGGCGGGCGGCATCGTGCTGATCGCCTGCGCGGTGATCGCGATCGTGTGGGCCAACTCCTCCTGGGCCGAAAGCTACCACCACCTGTGGGAAACGGAGCTGTCGGTGCGCTGGGGAAACCAGGCACTGACCTACTCGCTTCACCACTGGATCAACGACGGCCTCATGGCCGTGTTCTTCTTCCTGGTGGGGCTGGAGATCAAGCGCGAGTTCCTGGTGGGTGAGCTGGCGTCGGCACGGCGGGCGGCGTTGCCCATTGCCGCGGCGCTGGGCGGTATGGTGGTCCCCGCGCTCATCTACACGGCCGTCAACTTCGGCGGCGAGGGGCAGCGGGGATGGGGCATTCCCATGGCCACCGACATCGCCTTCGCCCTGGGGGTGCTGGCGCTGCTGGGGCCGCGCACGCC encodes:
- a CDS encoding M23 family metallopeptidase, producing MTTRRMHYALRGTLALAAALSLSACTIAIGAAPEEAAGRQARGSSRALRDTLHFGAHEGGRAHDAAPAVGASLAIPVRGIGPQQLRDSYNDARSGGRTHNAIDIMAPQGSPVVAAADGVIHRLRTGGMGGITIYQVGEDGRTLFYYAHLERYAAGIREGQRVRRGEVIAYVGDTGNAGPGNYHLHFSVGRLTSMERWWESENVNPYPLLAGSAARAATASREDR